The Mauremys reevesii isolate NIE-2019 linkage group 13, ASM1616193v1, whole genome shotgun sequence genome contains a region encoding:
- the FAM210B gene encoding protein FAM210B, mitochondrial: MPWLVHLGPPAVQRALAPGALLRAAARIVRSKVGSPGAAAGAPPFLGGQVQAGPAGGEAREAPHKRQHRRSFRQGCSWLALGGLRLQSPLRLLPAAALLAPADPSRRAGCSAAQAGYLPPHKGFGYKQQVPEDAESSHLQPQITLQATASNFPSSGSSGKDTSRSPEKEVTDPSDEDEKKPNKSQQLKKVFKEYGAVGVSFHVGISLMSLGIFYLAVSSGVDMTAVLLKLGFNEALVQSKVAAGTSTFVLAYAIHKAFVPVRISITLVSVPFLVRYFRKIGFFKPPASNP, from the exons atGCCCTGGCTGGtgcacctgggccctcctgcggTGCAGCGCGCGCTGGCCCCGGGGGCGCTGCTCCGAGCCGCCGCGCGCATCGTCCGGAGCAAGGTGGGCAGCCCCggagcagcagcgggagccccgcCGTTCCTAGGCGGCCAGGTGCAGGCTGGCCCCGCTGGAGGCGAAGCTAGAGAGGCTCCGCACAAGAGGCAGCATCGACGCAGCTTCCGACAGGGGTGCAGCTGGCTCGCCCTGGGCGGCCTGCGCCTGCAGAGCCCCCTCCGCCTCCTGCCCGCTGCTGCGCTGCTTGCCCCAGCCGATCCCAGCCGCCGGGCCGGCTGCAGCGCGGCTCAGGCGGGTTATCTGCCCCCGCACAAGGGCTTCGGCTACAAACAGCAGGTGCCAGAGGACGCCGAGTCCAGCCATCTGCAGCCCCAGATAACTCTGCAAGCAACTGCCAGCAACTTCCCCAGCAGCGGGAGCTCCGGGAAG GACACAAGTAGATCCCCTGAAAAGGAAGTCACGGATCCCAGTGATGAAGACGAGAAGAAACCCAACAAATCCCAGCAGctgaaaaaagtttttaaagaatATGGCGCTGTAGGAGTTTCATTCCACGTTGGAATTTCGTTAATGTCTTTGGGAATATTCTACCTGGCTGTTTCAAG TGGTGTGGACATGactgcagttctcctaaaacttGGATTCAATGAAGCATTGGTGCAATCCAAAGTGGCTGCTGGTACAAGCACATTTGTGTTGGCCTACGCTATTCACAAAGCGTTTGTTCCAGTCCGAATCAGCATTACCTTAGTTTCTGTGCCATTTCTTGTCCGATATTTCCGTAAGATTGGTTTCTTCAAACCGCCTGCCTCAAAcccatga